CATAGGCGTTGGGGACGAAATCCCGCAGGGCCTTGCTCCATTCTGAATGTCGCAATGAGCTCGATTTAAGCCGTCCGCGCGGGCAGCAACGGGGTGGAAGTTCGGGAGCCGGCCCAGCCTCAGCAGACATCGATATACTGGCGTCCATAACGATCGCGGTAGACGCATTTGCCCGGCTCGGACGCCTTACCGATGACCGCACCGGATGCACCGCCAACCGCAGCACCGACTGCCGCACCTTCCCAGGAATTGGTCGTCAGCCCTCCGATGATGGCGCCGGATGCCGCGC
This DNA window, taken from Devosia neptuniae, encodes the following:
- a CDS encoding glycine zipper domain-containing protein; translation: MKKIIAIAAVAIAVSGCSQSAGRGAAIGAASGAIIGGLTTNSWEGAAVGAAVGGASGAVIGKASEPGKCVYRDRYGRQYIDVC